TCTGTTTTTCCCTGTGTTAATCCTAACATGAAGAAAATTGAGGAACAACTTTAAATGTCCAAAGAATTTTGAATGAGTCAATTATAGCATTTCGCTTCCCTAGACTGTTAACATGGCCTTCCAGAATGAGAAATGAGGGttatgtagaatttttttaaatttacaaaaatattaaatgacagCCTATAAAACTAAATTGCATGTATTTTTGTAAGTTAAAATAGGTACATAATGTGAAATAATACAgaacataaagagaaaatgagaagggaagaatttcattttctacatcagataaagaatgtatttttggATAAATAAAGCCATGAAATGTCAGGAATGGCCAACTAATGGTATTAAGTTTTCTACAGCAAAAGGGCATGAGGGGAATGTACTAAGATGTGGTTAAATTTATGATTCCAGAGAGCTTAATCTCCCCACAGGATTCCTTACTGACAGGTCTACTTGGTTGACCTCTGTGAATAGCTGAGCAGCCACCCCGTCCACTTCCCACACCCCCCGGGACTCCTGTCAGGCCAGGCCTTAGCACCACAAGCCCACATGCTGAAGCCACTCTGGTTCAGCCAAGGAGGCAGTCCAGGCCAAAAGCCTTTCCTCCATTTCCCTTTATGCCTCCGCTCTGCCCACAGCCTCTTATTTCATTTCACACACAGCTACTacaacacattttatttcactggAAAAACCCTGTATAAAGAACCAAATCTGGTTCCCGTGAAGAAAACATTTACCACAGCTTAAATAAAAGttaagggaagggggagggtaagAGTGCCCTGCCTTGTGCTAGCTCCGTCACCACCTCTTCCTCTTGAGGCCCTGTGTGATGGAAATCACGGGTGTCCCAGAGAAGGCTCTGCCTGGCACTCTGATTAGGCCTTGAGAGCAGCTGTCACATCTGCTTTCTGGCCCTGAGAGCTGCCATGACAGTTACCAGAACTGCACGGATGAACAGAATGCAGAAGGGACTGCACTGGTGTTTTCAGCTAGTCACACAAAGGCAGGAACACTTGGACTAGGAAGGAAAATAgataattttatcaaaaaatagTTCTAATATATAGAAAAACATTTCAATCCTCTGGGGCCTCTGGCCCTTATTTACATTCACAAAGCCACTGAGTGAACCCAGGACTGATGGGAGCAGTGAGGCGGGGCCTTCTCGCTGGGGCATTTTGGTTGCCTACTTCATAAGCAGATGAAGAGGTTCAAGGAGTAGgagatatttttcatttgctcattttccaAGAGGATGGAGGGGAATCACTGGAGGCGAAAGAAGCAAGACTTAGTCCTGGGTCAGTTTCGACTCCACAGAAACCCCAAGACATCTCTGAAAGCTTGGACCAATGTCCTGTGTCCTTGGGAACCAGTATTAACAAGTGGGTGATCTGAATGCTTTGTTACCATGGAACCAGTGTGTCttatattcttttgttattttttcccctcaaaatccaGGTAGATAAGGTATTGGGTGGGGAAAAGTACCAAATAACTGAGGTGACAGGGAAGGGTCAAATGGAGAGGACACTACACCAACTTCTTGGCCTCAAAGAAGCTCTTGAGGTGACGCATCTGCCAGATGCcagtgaggatgaggatgatgGTCTGAGCGATGGACCACCACAGGACTCTCTGGTTGGTGCTCTCACTGGTCAGACGGAAACGCTCTTCACGATACTGCATGAGACAATGGACCCAGGATTAAATGTGCAAAAGGGACAGTCCCAGCCGTTGTGGGGCCCCTCCTTCCATGCAGCTACTCAACTGTGGGACCAAACGCCTATTGAAATTCTGCCTGATTCCACTGGAAGTGCCCCAAGTGACAGGCTGCCCCTCCACAAGCATCTCTGCTAGGACAGAAATCATGCTCTTACCATTTCAAACAAGATCCCAAGGTAAGAGGTAGGTAGTGGTTATCGCTAGAGTGAACTGTCCTCTCCACACTTCATTCTAAGGAGTTGAAAAACGGCTGTCTAGACTGATACCCTCCACTCCATTCTTTGAACAGCTGATCTTCCAGGTAGGGAAGGCCCCAAGTAGAAATTCCCAGTAGGTGCAGTGGATACAAAAGTCAACTGCCACGTTCAAGTACAGCACCGTGCCCTTACCCTCTGGTAATCCTGCTCCTTCTGGATCTGTTCCACCTGATCAAGCAACTGGCGGGCTCGGAGCTGCAGCTCTGTCAGTTTATCCTTGGCAGCGATCTCAGGGTAGTTGTTGGCATGCCCCCCAACCTGGATGTTTAGGTGCACACGCTAGAAGGAAACAGGGTTGGACCCCAAAGTGGTAGGGTTAGAAACACTCTGAGGTTATGGTGTCTGAGTGGTGGGACCTCCGATGGTCTGTTCCAGGCTTTTGTCCCTGGCTGTGGGACAGAAGGGCAATATCTAATCCTTAATTGTGATTGTGCCAGGAAGTGTTACAAATGATGATGGTAATAAACCAAAACTTTGGGACCAAGTGAGACATTCTGAGCTACAGCCAGAGAAAATTCTCTTACCAGTCTGCCGCCAGCAAAGAGAGCCATCTTGGTAGAGTTGGAGTGCAGGCAGATCTGATGGTCACCAGGAGTGTGAGAAGTGAAGGTGAAGCGGCCCTCTGAGCCGTACTGCCGGGACAGCACCACCTGTAACACGCCAGTCAGTGAAAGACCCCTCCTCTACTCTGACCTCTCCAAGTACTCTGTACACTCCAGAGAGCTCTAGTTAAGGGTGGCCTAATGCAGTCTGCAACGAGTCCATACCACGGCCTGTGCGCAGCCAGCGGTGGTCCTACCTTGCCTTCAGGGTCCTTCACCTCCACGTGCATGCCCAGGCCGGGGGTCGAGGGCAGGAAGGCCTCCTTCTGCTTATCCCACATCTGGGTGCGGTAGTTCCCTGCAGAGCAGACAAGAGCTGTCATAACCCGCCTAGTCCGCCCGGCTCCCACCCTCAGCGGGGCGCCGCGACTCCTGAGGCGTCGGGCAGGGGTCACTGCTCGCCCCGCCAGGGCCCGGCGTCCTCAAGGAGCCGCCAAGAGCGGGGAGCCCGGCCGCGTCTGGGGGACACGCTGGGCCCTGTCCACCCTCGCCCGGCCTGACCGATGACCATTGTCTCGTCCGGGATTTCCTCGATGAAGCAACGCTTTTCGGTCTCGCCGATGTGAAAGTAGAGCCCCCGGGCTCCCGCCGCGCACAGCGCGAGCAGCAACAGAGCCGGCAGCCCCATCACCCGCCAACGCCCACCCCAAACACCTGCCAACGCTCGCCCTCCGCCCCAATGCGCATGCGCGCACCTGCGCCCCGCTCCCAGGCGACGCAGCAGGGCTTGGAGCAGAATGCGCATGCGCGGTGACACCTCCTAGCGGCTGCTCCGCCCCGTCCCGCCCCGGGCCCTTCCAGGAGAGGCTGCACGACTGAGCTGAGAGTGCGCACGCGCGGGATGCCCTGGCGTGCCTTCTAGCTCTTGAACTGTGCAGTCGGCTCCAGCTCTAGCCCGCGAGCGCTTTCTTCCAAGCGCGCATGCGCTTGCCTGCGCCCTGCTCCCAGTAAACGCAGCACCGCCGGGCGGAGGGTACGCATGCGCAGATACGTTCGGTCCCTGCTTCTTGCCCTTCCCGGAAAGTTGTGCTAGCCCGCAACAGGGCGTGCGTCCCGCAGCGGCGGGTTTCGCGGCCTGTGGTGCCTGGACTTCCGGATCTGGAAGAATTGGTCCACGCAAGGTGGAAAAGGCGAAGTCCAGGCACCGACAGACCCTTCCCGAGACCCTGGCCGGGCAGGTGCTGGTGTGAGAGCCCTTTTGGGATGCAGGAGCGTCAGACGCTCTGGCGCCGCCTGGAGGAGCTGCCCACCCTGGCTGCGGGGGCTGtgaccccagggaggaggcttTTCCTGGATGAGGGGGCAGGCCGGTCTTTGGGAAACATTATGAGCCATTGAGGGTTCCAACAGGCTTAGGTGTTTCTGATTTTGAGTTTGTCAGGTTTGTTGCATTTGATGACGGTGTTGGACTGGTTGTTTTCTGACACTCCCCTGCTAGGGGTACTCACTAAAGTATCCACAGATGAAGTCACCCAGGGTGTGCTAATAGGGGAGAGGTATTGGAGGTTGGGCTCCAGgttgttactgaactcaggttccACTGCGTTGCTCAAAACCCAGTGATTGAGAGGCAAGTGTCAATAGAACAGAAAAgcgctttaatcagaaaagccagtAGTCTGCAGAGAAGGTGGGCTCAGGTCCAGAGACCAACTCCCAAGATTCTCCTCAGCCACAGGTTTTAAAGAGAAGGGGGTAGTGGGCAACAATCTCAGTGAGTCATCAAGGCAGGAGACTGGATTCTGCATCACTCTCCATTGcgtgcagactggctgactcttTTCAGATGTTATCTTGACCACATGATCTGCCTACAGGATTGCTAAGAGGCTGCTGAGGGTAGAAAGCTAGTCATTCTGTAActacttaatttttcattctttttttaatcaaggaaaaGAACAGGTTAGGCTAGACAtggtgtgcattcaggagagcGTTAAGTCAGGAGTTATGTTAAATTGCTTAGTGATAGCATTCCTATAATTAGGTTCTTTCGAGGTTAGAGGggaacagaaatgggcaaacaggaaaggggcaaaagagctgctttcaaaGTGagaggtgtgggaggagggacCATGCGAGACACCCTCCAGTTGTCACTAGACTACGCTCCAAAAGGGCGAGACTTGGCGGCGCCTCGGTGTGTATACTCCAGCCCTCATTGTTCTCTCTCAACTTGTCAGACTCCTCACTGTCCCCTGGGTGAAGATTTGGGACGTGCAGTCGCTTGGGCTACAGGTCTTCTCAACCTGCAGTGATTTGGGTCTCAGGAGTGCAGAGAGATGTGGAACGGAACGAAACTTGCCCTCGTGGCTCCAGCGGGCCCGTGACAAGTGCAAGCGGGGGCCCAGTTCTTGCTCTGCTAAACACAAAGAAATCCTGTATTATCTTAGCACGCTTAGTGCTGTGTATGCTGCTATTTATCCTGTAAGAAGTGGGGTTGAACCAAGGCATCCTTGTGGCATTAAAAAGAGAAGTTTTGCAAGGCGAGCCTCCCTGAGCAGCAGTAATTCTATGGTGAGGACCAAAAGCCTCTTTTAAGATCTCTCTTTAAAAAGCTGGAAACTTGGGTTGTGGTGTGAAATCTGATATTTAAATATTAGCGTTTGGCTCAACTTTTCTCGAATGGAATGAACAACAAGGCACAATCTGGCCATGTTCAACAGTCAGTCATGTGGATAGCTTGTGATCTCATCCAAATCCAGTGGGGGACAGTCTGATGTTCAAGTGACTGTTTTGCGGTTGCCAGTTCCTCCCTTCTCCAGGGTTCTTTgcatccttctcctccctcctttttttccaaCAAACTGGTGCAACATGAGACTGAAGATCTGGGCTAAGAAAATTGAGAAGTATGAGGAAGGCCATGAGACATGTTTACATCTCCTAGTTACAGCACCCCTTGTTTTGGAACAGAAGGTGAAAACCAAACCAGAAAGTTTCTTACTGGGCATGGAACTAGAACAAAGAAAAgttgaaactttgtttttaattttttattaagagAATTTCCAAACACACATAAAAGTAGAATAGTTAAAATGAATGTTCATATACTTATTAGCGAGCTTCAACAACAATCCGTATTTTGCCTTCCTTAATTTCATTTAtcactctgcatttttttttcctgaagtatgtTAAAGACACCCTGGACATCGTATCATTTCACCTACAAATAATTCAATGTGTCTCTAACAGATAAGGACTGTTaaaaataccattatcacacccaacacaatgaaaaataattatttaataatattaaaacttAGTATATGTCCAATTCCCCTCTACCCCATctcaaaaaaactttaaactgtTTAATCAGGTCAAAACAAGGTCTACTTACTGCATTCATTGATATATCTCCTAAACCTCTTTTGATATATAGTAGCCCCCCCTTTTCCAAAAGGATACATTCCAAGACCCTCAATGAATGCCTGAAACCTCAGATAGTATCAAActatatatatactatgttttttctatacatacatataataaagtttaacttttaaattaagcACAGTgagaaattaacaataataaaatagaacaattataacaatacaCTGTAATAAGAGTTATGTGAATATGGTCCCTCAAAATAtcttgtacaaatttaatgccttttccattttaactaaGCACAGTGTGgccataacttttgcagtttCGAGGTTCAACAGCAAAAccagcatgaatttctttttacttctttgcaATTTCACAGATAGAAGATTCGTCCTTAAAGTAGATCTTAGTAACTCCAGCGTATGATTTTTGTCTAATCTCATTAAGacctttcaccttttcacttagtGGAAGCACTTCATGGCATCTCCTTGGCGTATTTGAATTGCCAGCATCTCTACTCTTGcactttgggggccattattaagtaaaataaaggttACTTGAACACAAAGCACTGTGATACAGGGACAGCCAATCTGATAACCAAGAGGGCTAATAAATGAGTTAACGGGTGGGATCCGTCGGACAAAGATGATTCAGATCCCGGGTAGAACAGAGCAAGATTTCGTCACGCTACTCAGGACGGTgagcaatttaaaacttatgaattgtttatatctggaattttccatttaatcttTTCAGACTGCAGTTGACTGTGGGAAAATTAATCCATTGATAAGGGGGACTACTGTATTAACAattccccttcccttttcccattttttttgttttaaactgaagtacagtcagttacaatgtgtcgatttctggtgtacagcacaatgtcccagtcatgcatatacatatattcattttcatattctttttcattaaaggttattacaagatattgaatatagttccctgtgctatacagaagaaattgttttttttaatctatttttatatatagtggctgacagttgcaaatctcaagctgccaaatttatcccttcccaccccctttcccccggtaaccataagactgtttactgtgtctgtgagcctgtccccttccccttttgttgttaatgatgatgatgatgatggtgccATTTACTTATTGAAGCAACTGGAGCATTTGACCAAAAGATTTTTCCACATTTTGGATTTGGTTGATTGTTATTTCATGTGTCATTTAACATGTTTCTCTGTCCTTGGAATGAATACCCTTCAGAGTTAAATCCAGAGCCAGgaaggatttacagtgaaaacaaaatgtgttttaatcCATTAAAATCATTACCCTTTTTTGATCAAGTTGTCTCAGAAAACATTGTCTCTCTATGCCTTTTTCACACAATCCCAGTAGCCTTTAGGGGCTTCCTTGCTTTCCATTTCGTACATTTCCTGGCCTAGACACAAAATCAGTCATTTATCCAAGGAATCCTAATTCACTTTAGCAAGAAatggtatttgtatttctaattttttttctaatttatgtttttcttaaggAGAACCCTGAAAGTTGGCCTAATCGATGGGTAATCTTAAAGAGATTGCATTCCCCACAGGAAGGAGCTTGCCTCAGGTAATCTAATCCCCAGGTCCAAAACCTTTTCCC
The Camelus ferus isolate YT-003-E chromosome 7, BCGSAC_Cfer_1.0, whole genome shotgun sequence genome window above contains:
- the TMED4 gene encoding transmembrane emp24 domain-containing protein 4, producing MGLPALLLLALCAAGARGLYFHIGETEKRCFIEEIPDETMVIGNYRTQMWDKQKEAFLPSTPGLGMHVEVKDPEGKVVLSRQYGSEGRFTFTSHTPGDHQICLHSNSTKMALFAGGRLRVHLNIQVGGHANNYPEIAAKDKLTELQLRARQLLDQVEQIQKEQDYQRYREERFRLTSESTNQRVLWWSIAQTIILILTGIWQMRHLKSFFEAKNPSVPAFV